A single window of Leptospiraceae bacterium DNA harbors:
- a CDS encoding ATP-dependent helicase, producing the protein MQYTKEQLTAINTINKNLQIIACAGSGKTQVISKRIVNILKDESVSPSNVVAFTYTEKAAVELKNRILRIAGEEGLKRMGMAELFVGTIHAWCLKILQEYILEFQKYGVLDEVKLKLLLDRYYYTNSDFGPKTHSGMKDLDLKIFTDTKIYIQLMTILRESEIEHTQVPDRIKDAKIKYETLLKKYCYFDFTMVLSELLNQLEINPELNAKLKEKVKYLVVDEYQDVNPVQEKIIYHLYSLGANICVVGDDDQTIYQWRGSDLQNILNFDTRYKNVEVIKLEDNHRSTPAIVATALKTIQHNVERKAKEMKAAGSLKYEQGDVLFNSFQNPDEEVDFIVEQIHKLRGVEFKDKNHNRGLDYGDFCILVRAWSKATQIKDKLEATNIPFIVSGVSQLFETTEVKAAKSIFEFMAEKIDQGVVRDLWDAAQIKITEANFEKAIQYLVAHRPVKNQFFDTFCLQDIFQEFMEIAGVTEESISVLNTEPQNQFYFSEIKFYNLGQFSQVIDDFETIYYNSAPISKLNNFLNFLNYAAKDYYPEGWLNNTFKTPNAVTIMTVHQSKGLEYPVIFIPGMNRNYFPSKGQGGASVWSKFKDEIPLFVKNHERYKGDKDNYEDERRLFYVALTRSQKYLYITRAPVPENNLFQKESIFCKEVSHADYIYTDLNPVYSNRPQLTPEAKKETANIFLNFSLLKDYFECPYRFKLSSMYGFQSPLSMRLGHGKAIHNALMDIHRQFLDGKDVSLNQIDSLLDTHYYLPYANPDGEIFKDMRSSAKESVEIYYKENKDSFKDIEFAEKDIEIPLGDGILVNGRIDLVKKKNLDGTIETTIIDFKSAKDAQTFAISMDQLMLYAMGYKELTGEKADFLSVYNLDENRPHKQKLEETHLDSTRTKIISSANKIRSNEFTKTTTHLHCETCRFKKVCSKKNKG; encoded by the coding sequence GATGAAAGTGTTTCTCCAAGTAATGTAGTGGCGTTTACTTACACGGAAAAAGCCGCAGTTGAATTGAAAAATAGGATTCTGCGCATTGCCGGGGAAGAAGGGCTAAAGAGAATGGGAATGGCAGAGTTATTTGTTGGAACAATTCACGCTTGGTGCTTAAAAATTTTACAAGAATATATTTTAGAATTTCAGAAGTATGGAGTGCTTGATGAAGTTAAATTAAAACTTCTATTGGATAGATATTATTATACTAATTCTGATTTTGGACCAAAGACGCATTCTGGTATGAAAGATTTAGATCTTAAAATATTCACTGACACAAAAATCTACATTCAGCTAATGACGATTTTGCGCGAATCAGAAATTGAACATACACAAGTGCCAGATCGAATCAAAGACGCGAAAATTAAATATGAGACTCTTCTGAAAAAATATTGTTATTTTGATTTTACAATGGTATTGAGCGAACTTTTAAATCAACTTGAAATCAATCCAGAGTTAAATGCTAAACTTAAAGAAAAGGTAAAGTATCTTGTCGTTGATGAATACCAAGATGTAAACCCAGTCCAAGAAAAAATAATCTATCATCTCTATTCTCTTGGGGCTAATATATGCGTAGTCGGCGATGATGACCAGACTATCTATCAGTGGAGAGGAAGTGATTTACAAAACATTTTAAATTTTGACACCAGATATAAAAATGTAGAAGTAATCAAGTTGGAGGATAATCATAGAAGCACTCCTGCGATAGTCGCAACTGCCTTAAAGACAATCCAACATAATGTAGAAAGAAAAGCAAAAGAAATGAAAGCCGCAGGAAGCTTGAAATATGAACAAGGTGATGTGCTATTTAACTCCTTTCAAAATCCAGACGAAGAAGTAGATTTTATTGTAGAACAGATTCATAAACTTAGAGGTGTTGAGTTCAAAGATAAAAATCACAATAGAGGGTTAGATTACGGAGATTTCTGTATTCTTGTTCGTGCATGGAGTAAGGCGACACAGATAAAAGATAAATTGGAAGCAACTAATATCCCTTTTATTGTCAGTGGGGTAAGTCAATTATTCGAAACTACAGAAGTGAAAGCAGCAAAATCTATTTTCGAATTTATGGCAGAAAAAATAGACCAAGGAGTTGTGAGAGATTTATGGGACGCAGCACAAATAAAAATAACAGAGGCTAATTTCGAGAAAGCTATTCAATATTTAGTAGCCCATCGTCCAGTGAAAAATCAATTCTTTGATACTTTTTGCCTGCAAGATATTTTTCAAGAATTTATGGAAATTGCGGGAGTCACAGAGGAATCTATTTCAGTATTGAATACAGAGCCACAAAACCAATTCTATTTTTCGGAAATTAAATTTTATAATCTTGGTCAATTTAGTCAAGTGATAGATGACTTTGAAACTATCTATTATAACAGTGCTCCAATTAGTAAGCTAAATAATTTTTTGAACTTTTTGAACTATGCGGCAAAAGACTATTATCCAGAGGGATGGCTTAATAATACATTTAAAACTCCGAATGCAGTTACAATTATGACGGTTCACCAATCAAAGGGTTTAGAGTATCCTGTAATATTCATACCGGGAATGAATCGAAATTACTTTCCTTCCAAGGGTCAGGGGGGAGCTTCTGTATGGTCAAAATTCAAAGATGAGATTCCACTATTTGTAAAAAATCACGAAAGATACAAAGGTGATAAAGATAATTATGAGGACGAACGAAGACTTTTTTATGTTGCTCTTACCCGCTCTCAAAAGTATCTCTACATCACAAGAGCACCGGTACCAGAAAATAATCTATTTCAAAAGGAATCTATTTTTTGTAAAGAAGTAAGTCATGCTGATTATATTTACACTGATTTGAATCCAGTTTATTCTAATCGTCCCCAATTAACTCCTGAGGCTAAAAAAGAAACTGCTAATATATTTTTGAATTTTAGTTTGCTAAAGGATTATTTTGAATGCCCCTATCGTTTTAAGTTATCTAGCATGTATGGGTTTCAATCTCCTCTGAGTATGCGGTTAGGTCATGGTAAAGCTATTCATAACGCGCTCATGGATATACATAGACAATTCCTAGATGGTAAAGATGTTTCTCTTAATCAAATAGATAGTTTATTGGATACTCATTATTATCTCCCTTATGCAAATCCTGATGGCGAAATATTTAAAGATATGCGCTCTAGTGCAAAAGAGTCTGTGGAAATATATTACAAGGAAAATAAAGATTCGTTTAAAGACATTGAGTTTGCGGAAAAGGATATTGAGATTCCTCTTGGGGATGGAATTTTAGTGAATGGTAGAATTGATTTAGTAAAGAAAAAGAATTTAGATGGAACAATCGAAACTACGATTATAGATTTTAAATCTGCTAAAGATGCGCAAACGTTCGCAATTTCAATGGATCAACTCATGCTCTATGCGATGGGATACAAAGAATTGACCGGAGAAAAAGCTGACTTCCTTTCCGTGTATAATCTGGATGAAAATCGACCGCATAAACAAAAATTAGAAGAGACTCATTTGGACTCAACTCGCACTAAGATCATTTCGTCTGCCAATAAAATTCGTTCAAATGAATTTACAAAAACAACCACACATTTACATTGTGAAACATGTAGATTTAAAAAGGTTTGTAGTAAGAAAAATAAAGGTTAG
- a CDS encoding site-specific DNA-methyltransferase — translation MLIKGDNLLALNALVKHFENKPEEEKPKCIYIDPPYNTGSAFEHYDDNMEHSEWLTLMRDRLILLRQLLREDGTLWISVDDDESHYMKVLCDEIFGRMNFVANVVWQKKYSPQNDAKWFSDMHDHILIYAKNKEGWRPNLLSRTEEQDKAYNNPDKDPRGPWKSTDSTCNKSNIERPNLYYAMINPHTKKEIWPLESRVWRYAVSVHLEKEKDNRVWWGLDVGQTH, via the coding sequence ATGTTAATCAAAGGCGATAATCTCTTAGCCTTAAATGCCTTAGTCAAACACTTTGAAAATAAACCAGAAGAAGAAAAACCAAAATGTATTTATATTGATCCTCCGTATAATACTGGCTCTGCATTCGAACACTACGATGACAACATGGAGCATAGCGAATGGCTTACTCTTATGCGAGATCGGCTAATACTGCTTAGGCAGCTGTTGAGAGAAGATGGGACTTTGTGGATTTCAGTTGATGATGATGAAAGTCACTATATGAAAGTGTTATGTGATGAAATATTTGGTCGTATGAACTTTGTTGCGAATGTCGTATGGCAAAAAAAATATTCCCCACAAAATGATGCTAAATGGTTTAGTGATATGCATGACCATATTTTAATTTATGCAAAAAACAAAGAAGGTTGGCGTCCCAATTTATTGTCGCGTACAGAGGAGCAAGATAAGGCATATAACAATCCGGATAAAGATCCAAGAGGGCCTTGGAAGTCTACCGATTCTACTTGTAATAAATCAAATATCGAAAGACCAAATTTATATTATGCAATGATAAATCCCCATACAAAAAAAGAAATTTGGCCTTTAGAATCTAGAGTTTGGCGATATGCAGTAAGTGTTCA